The Streptomyces sp. HUAS CB01 genome has a segment encoding these proteins:
- a CDS encoding helix-turn-helix transcriptional regulator: protein MAANAIDQTRRMLSLVTYLRERPGARVGDVARAFGITEDELISDLDVLPMCGTSFRGGDLLDIDTDGERIWWHNPDDVAEPLRLAADEATALLVAARAVATLPGLREGDREALVRATAKLEAAAGESAGASSRLSVTFESEGGVFADVDRAISERRRLWLRYYSPARDELTEREVDPIRLFAVGHTYMEGWCYLSEARRTFRLDRVAEIRLLDEPSAPPETELRDLSEGLVQPSAEDPEVVVEVGPGGRWVAEYYPHDSAEEQPDGGLRITLRTPDPASLRRLALRLGRDGRIVSPSDLAGSARQAAREALAAYDSQD from the coding sequence ATGGCCGCGAACGCCATCGACCAGACCCGGCGGATGCTCTCGCTGGTGACGTATCTGCGTGAACGCCCCGGCGCACGGGTCGGGGACGTCGCCCGGGCCTTCGGGATCACCGAGGACGAGCTGATCTCCGACCTCGACGTGCTGCCCATGTGCGGGACCAGCTTCCGCGGCGGCGATCTCCTCGACATCGACACCGACGGTGAGCGCATCTGGTGGCACAACCCGGACGACGTCGCCGAGCCGCTCCGGCTGGCCGCCGACGAGGCGACCGCGCTCCTGGTCGCCGCGCGCGCCGTCGCCACGCTGCCCGGGCTGCGGGAGGGCGACCGCGAGGCACTGGTGCGGGCCACCGCCAAGCTGGAGGCCGCGGCCGGGGAGTCCGCGGGCGCCAGCTCCCGGCTCTCCGTGACCTTCGAGTCCGAGGGGGGTGTCTTCGCCGACGTCGACCGCGCCATCTCCGAGCGGCGCAGACTGTGGCTGCGCTACTACTCCCCGGCGCGGGACGAGCTCACCGAGCGCGAGGTCGACCCCATCCGCCTCTTCGCCGTCGGCCACACGTACATGGAGGGCTGGTGCTACCTCTCCGAGGCGCGCCGGACCTTCCGGCTCGACCGGGTGGCCGAGATCCGGCTCCTGGACGAGCCGTCGGCACCGCCCGAGACGGAGCTGCGCGATCTGTCGGAGGGGCTGGTGCAGCCGTCGGCGGAGGATCCGGAGGTCGTCGTCGAGGTCGGTCCGGGTGGCCGCTGGGTGGCCGAGTACTACCCGCACGACAGCGCGGAGGAGCAGCCCGACGGCGGTCTGCGGATCACCCTGCGCACCCCTGACCCGGCGTCCCTGCGGCGGCTCGCGCTCCGGCTGGGGCGCGACGGCCGGATCGTGTCGCCGTCCGACCTCGCGGGGAGCGCGCGGCAGGCGGCGCGTGAGGCGCTCGCCGCGTACGACAGTCAGGACTGA
- a CDS encoding helix-turn-helix transcriptional regulator: MAIAKAERLMNLALCLLGTRRPLSKRELRGSIEAYMEAASDDAFNRMFERDKDDLRELGLVIATVDNLDGETGYLARRDSNRLPPITLDAEEAAALGLAAKVWQQARLAGAASGALQKLRAAGMPEAEDLYEVQHSALEPRIPVHETAFEPLMLACRDRRPVVFDYRKSNAVRPETRHVEPWTLECWRGHWYLAGWDRDRGAERVFRLSRITGKVRSRTGAFTAPVPDVVTVRETVESWAGETATRTARIRLRAGAGYPLRARATSVRELGDGWDELEIPYGHGLDAWLVEFGPDVVVLEPADLRADVVDRLRAVAKG, encoded by the coding sequence GCAAGCGGGAGCTGCGCGGCTCCATCGAGGCCTACATGGAAGCCGCCTCCGACGACGCCTTCAACCGGATGTTCGAGCGCGACAAGGACGACCTCCGCGAACTGGGACTCGTCATCGCCACCGTGGACAACCTCGACGGCGAGACCGGCTATCTCGCCCGCCGCGACTCCAACCGGCTTCCGCCCATCACCCTCGACGCCGAGGAGGCCGCGGCGCTCGGCCTCGCCGCCAAGGTCTGGCAGCAGGCCCGGCTCGCCGGCGCGGCCAGCGGAGCCCTGCAGAAGCTGCGCGCCGCCGGAATGCCCGAGGCGGAGGACCTGTACGAGGTCCAGCACAGCGCCCTCGAGCCGCGCATCCCGGTCCACGAGACCGCCTTCGAGCCGCTGATGCTCGCCTGCCGCGACCGGCGGCCCGTCGTCTTCGACTACCGCAAGTCCAACGCGGTGCGCCCCGAGACCCGCCACGTCGAGCCCTGGACGCTGGAGTGCTGGCGCGGGCACTGGTACCTCGCGGGCTGGGACCGCGACCGCGGCGCCGAGCGCGTCTTCCGGCTCTCCCGTATCACCGGCAAGGTCCGCTCCCGTACCGGCGCCTTCACCGCGCCGGTGCCGGACGTCGTCACCGTGCGCGAGACGGTCGAGAGCTGGGCCGGCGAGACCGCCACGAGGACCGCGCGGATCAGGTTGCGGGCCGGCGCGGGCTACCCGCTGCGCGCCCGCGCCACATCCGTACGGGAACTCGGAGACGGGTGGGACGAGTTGGAGATTCCGTACGGGCACGGTCTGGACGCCTGGCTGGTGGAGTTCGGACCGGACGTCGTCGTGCTAGAGCCCGCGGATCTGCGGGCCGATGTGGTGGACCGGCTGCGCGCCGTGGCCAAGGGCTGA